The Burkholderia contaminans genome has a segment encoding these proteins:
- a CDS encoding antitoxin: MPNHDTRHARLFRNGRSQAVRIPREFELPVSEVTIHREGRRLIIEPVEAAPLRELFAQWTPLDEIFPDIEDLPPEPVDIE, encoded by the coding sequence ATGCCAAACCATGACACCCGCCACGCGCGCCTGTTCCGCAACGGGCGGAGCCAGGCCGTGCGGATCCCGCGCGAATTCGAACTGCCGGTGTCGGAGGTCACCATCCACCGGGAAGGTCGCCGCTTGATCATTGAGCCCGTAGAGGCCGCGCCCTTGCGCGAGCTGTTCGCCCAATGGACCCCGCTGGACGAGATCTTCCCGGACATCGAGGACCTTCCGCCTGAACCGGTCGATATCGAATGA
- a CDS encoding ParB/RepB/Spo0J family partition protein, translated as MATFKKKSVAVERVAAVEDAASLAPIVGDPRMAPPVATISQLRGGEVGSSQEPTRYEIGQTYEVPIGKIKSNSVNPRAIYTASAVSEMAESLAARGQGQSASAYVDEVGDIVLIDGERRLRGARTAGLPTLRVEIRPKPASERELYEEARAANVERKDQSPLDDALKWKELLSRKIYPTQVALAKALNLGEDHVSRTLSLAQLPSKIVQAAAEYPELLSLKMLNAIREFWEVKGEEETLELIFDAAKTGIGYRDVAARRKAAAKGTVKRPRSTREQLSFRGAKGEFKSFEEDGRIELKLKGLAPDVAAEITEKILALFPKE; from the coding sequence ATGGCTACTTTTAAGAAAAAATCAGTAGCGGTCGAGCGAGTCGCGGCGGTGGAGGATGCCGCTTCGTTGGCTCCCATTGTGGGCGATCCCCGCATGGCGCCGCCGGTGGCAACTATCTCGCAGCTTCGGGGAGGCGAAGTTGGCTCGAGCCAAGAGCCTACCAGATATGAGATCGGGCAAACGTATGAAGTTCCGATTGGCAAAATTAAATCAAATTCTGTCAATCCGAGAGCCATCTATACAGCTTCTGCTGTATCAGAGATGGCGGAGTCGCTAGCGGCGCGGGGGCAAGGCCAGTCGGCGAGTGCGTATGTCGATGAAGTGGGGGACATCGTGCTCATTGACGGAGAGAGGCGCCTTCGCGGGGCTCGAACGGCCGGGCTCCCGACGTTGCGGGTGGAGATTCGTCCGAAACCAGCGAGTGAGCGGGAACTGTATGAAGAAGCACGCGCTGCCAACGTGGAGCGTAAGGATCAAAGCCCGCTCGATGACGCGCTCAAATGGAAAGAGCTGCTTTCGCGGAAGATTTATCCGACACAAGTGGCTCTGGCCAAAGCGCTCAATCTCGGGGAAGACCATGTGAGTCGGACTCTGTCGCTCGCTCAATTGCCGAGCAAGATCGTTCAAGCCGCCGCCGAGTATCCGGAACTTCTCTCTCTCAAAATGCTGAACGCAATTCGAGAGTTCTGGGAAGTGAAAGGGGAAGAAGAGACCCTCGAATTGATCTTCGATGCTGCTAAGACCGGGATCGGGTACCGCGATGTCGCCGCTCGCAGAAAGGCTGCGGCAAAAGGGACGGTTAAGCGGCCGCGGTCTACGCGCGAGCAACTGTCCTTCCGTGGAGCGAAGGGGGAGTTCAAGTCGTTCGAGGAAGATGGCCGGATCGAGTTGAAGCTGAAGGGTTTGGCGCCGGACGTCGCGGCAGAGATCACCGAAAAGATCTTGGCTCTCTTTCCGAAGGAATAG
- the ligD gene encoding non-homologous end-joining DNA ligase produces the protein MPEFIEPSLAVLAAEPPTSGEWGYEIKFDGYRMLARIDAGDVRIFTRNGHDWTARLPHLRSVLERLPVDRAWLDAEAVWFDTEGRPNFNGLQNAFDRRRTAGISLVVFDLMWLNNNDLRPWRWRERRATLTKLVADILGNEVRFSEAVDADPDAMLASACALGLEGIMGKRVDAPYRSGRTDRWIKLKCSKRQEFVIGGFSRRKGAAGGVRAVLLGVYEEGGQLRYVGHVAPRFAPRQAREFEDRLASLGRKRSPFVRAPEPEADREFHWLKPELVAEVAFLEWTPTGQLRHPSFRGRRADKPARSVTREDPRAPKRPHSSKRLPSKQ, from the coding sequence ATGCCGGAATTCATCGAGCCGTCGCTGGCCGTGCTTGCTGCAGAACCTCCAACGTCGGGAGAGTGGGGATATGAGATCAAATTCGACGGCTACCGGATGCTCGCGCGTATCGACGCTGGTGACGTTCGAATCTTCACTAGGAACGGCCACGACTGGACCGCCCGACTACCGCACCTGAGGTCCGTCCTTGAACGATTGCCGGTCGACCGTGCGTGGCTTGACGCGGAGGCCGTCTGGTTCGATACAGAAGGGCGGCCAAACTTCAACGGCCTGCAGAATGCGTTTGATAGACGTCGAACTGCAGGGATTTCGCTTGTCGTCTTCGACCTGATGTGGCTTAACAACAATGATCTCCGGCCGTGGAGGTGGCGTGAACGCCGAGCCACGCTAACGAAGCTCGTTGCCGATATTCTCGGCAACGAGGTGCGCTTCTCTGAGGCGGTCGATGCCGACCCCGACGCCATGCTGGCCTCGGCGTGTGCCCTTGGTCTAGAGGGAATCATGGGCAAGCGGGTGGACGCGCCGTATCGCTCGGGAAGAACGGACCGCTGGATCAAACTCAAATGCAGTAAACGCCAGGAGTTCGTCATTGGGGGATTTTCGCGCCGTAAGGGCGCCGCCGGGGGCGTGCGAGCGGTTCTGCTCGGCGTGTACGAGGAGGGCGGACAACTGCGGTACGTCGGGCACGTCGCGCCGCGCTTCGCGCCCCGCCAGGCACGGGAATTCGAAGACCGCCTTGCATCCTTAGGCCGCAAGCGCTCGCCGTTCGTCCGCGCGCCGGAACCCGAAGCCGATCGCGAGTTCCACTGGCTGAAGCCGGAACTCGTTGCCGAAGTAGCGTTTCTCGAGTGGACGCCGACCGGACAGTTGCGTCATCCGTCGTTTCGTGGGCGGCGCGCCGACAAGCCTGCACGGAGCGTGACTCGCGAAGACCCGCGCGCGCCGAAACGCCCCCACAGCAGCAAGAGATTGCCCTCCAAGCAGTAA
- the trfA gene encoding plasmid replication initiator TrfA has protein sequence MANSIVDQVKAIAARASSAGVETQSHPTQIPLWPANVRGMPNALARSALFNVNKSNAPRSRMEKALIASVDGVEISFSGEELRQDDADVFLEVLHLARDTQLNEKVEFTGYSVLKSLGWGTSVKCYDRLVTTLERLQAGQVKVRFTGNKKGFVGSLIRKFLWKEGTETGTDGKTRWVAYVEPEIVALFSDDDYTRLAREQRQRLRYELSKWLHTYYHTHAVPFAHSVRFLHRQCGSQTKELFHFRANLKKALDELVKEGFLVSWTIDKNDLVHVVRASSRGAIAA, from the coding sequence ATGGCAAATTCCATCGTCGACCAGGTGAAAGCGATCGCAGCCCGCGCTAGCAGCGCGGGTGTGGAAACGCAATCCCATCCGACACAGATTCCACTGTGGCCGGCGAACGTTCGTGGGATGCCAAACGCGCTCGCGCGCTCGGCACTGTTCAACGTGAACAAATCGAATGCGCCGCGTAGCCGAATGGAGAAGGCGCTGATCGCTAGCGTTGATGGCGTCGAAATTTCGTTTAGCGGGGAAGAGCTTAGACAGGACGACGCGGACGTCTTTCTTGAAGTGCTTCACCTGGCCCGTGATACTCAGCTGAACGAGAAGGTGGAATTCACAGGCTACAGCGTGTTGAAGTCGCTTGGCTGGGGCACGTCGGTAAAGTGTTACGACAGGCTCGTGACAACGCTGGAGCGGTTGCAAGCGGGGCAAGTTAAGGTTCGCTTCACGGGCAACAAAAAGGGGTTTGTCGGGTCGTTGATCCGTAAATTCCTGTGGAAGGAAGGCACCGAGACGGGAACTGACGGCAAGACGCGGTGGGTGGCGTACGTCGAACCGGAAATCGTCGCGCTTTTCTCTGACGACGACTACACGCGGCTGGCGCGTGAGCAGCGTCAGCGGCTGCGATATGAGTTGTCAAAATGGTTGCATACGTACTACCACACCCATGCAGTGCCTTTCGCGCATTCCGTACGTTTCCTTCATCGTCAATGCGGTTCGCAGACGAAAGAGTTGTTCCACTTTCGCGCGAACTTGAAGAAGGCGCTCGACGAACTCGTGAAAGAGGGCTTCTTGGTCAGCTGGACGATTGACAAGAACGACCTGGTGCATGTCGTGCGTGCGTCGTCGCGTGGCGCGATTGCGGCCTGA
- a CDS encoding type II toxin-antitoxin system VapC family toxin: protein MTLYLLDTNILSNVIRDPRGACATRIGETPPEQVCTSIIVAAELRFGVWKRGSSTLAQRVEQLLASLTVLPLQPDADRCYGRLRAELEKQGQLIDANDMLIAAHALAVDAVLVTDNTAEFTRIAGLPVENWLRPAT, encoded by the coding sequence ATGACGCTGTACCTGCTCGATACCAACATTTTGTCGAACGTGATCCGCGACCCGCGCGGCGCATGCGCCACCCGGATTGGAGAAACGCCGCCCGAACAAGTGTGCACCTCGATCATCGTGGCCGCGGAATTGCGGTTCGGCGTCTGGAAGCGTGGCTCGTCAACGCTCGCGCAGCGCGTCGAGCAGCTGCTCGCAAGCCTGACCGTGTTGCCGCTGCAACCGGACGCGGACCGCTGCTACGGGCGGTTGCGGGCCGAGCTCGAGAAGCAAGGCCAGTTGATCGACGCCAACGACATGCTGATCGCCGCGCATGCGCTGGCCGTCGACGCCGTGCTGGTCACGGACAACACGGCTGAATTCACCCGTATCGCGGGGCTGCCGGTCGAAAACTGGCTGCGGCCGGCGACGTAA
- a CDS encoding SDR family NAD(P)-dependent oxidoreductase, protein MKTHDNKIAIITGGKQGIGRGIANLLAQRGAQVVIVNREKADEAAMAIGHDAIAIAADVTSEDGWAAVASQVEQAFGRVDILVHAAGIYPLATLDQMTPAEWRRVMAVNLDAHVLGARAIVPLMRKAGRGAIVTIGSDAVGMVTPPGMGFSHYYASKLGAIGLVRALANELAADNIIVNAVHPGITDTEGASGMPNEQKAQVYMQQAIKRLGTPADIAGPVAFLTSDDARFVTGQTLVVDGGWMRL, encoded by the coding sequence ATGAAGACACATGACAACAAGATCGCCATCATCACTGGCGGCAAGCAGGGCATCGGTCGCGGCATCGCTAATCTTCTCGCACAACGCGGTGCTCAGGTGGTGATTGTTAATCGCGAGAAGGCCGACGAAGCCGCCATGGCGATCGGCCATGACGCCATTGCCATTGCAGCCGACGTGACGAGCGAAGACGGCTGGGCCGCAGTCGCCAGCCAAGTCGAACAGGCATTCGGGCGGGTCGACATCCTTGTCCATGCCGCAGGCATTTATCCCCTGGCGACACTCGACCAGATGACGCCTGCCGAATGGCGCCGCGTGATGGCGGTGAACCTCGATGCGCATGTGCTCGGCGCCCGTGCCATCGTGCCGCTAATGCGCAAGGCGGGCCGCGGTGCGATCGTCACGATCGGATCGGATGCTGTCGGCATGGTGACCCCGCCCGGTATGGGTTTCTCGCACTATTACGCATCCAAACTGGGCGCGATCGGCTTGGTACGTGCGCTCGCCAACGAACTGGCGGCCGACAACATTATCGTCAATGCGGTGCATCCCGGCATCACTGACACCGAAGGTGCCAGCGGCATGCCGAACGAGCAGAAGGCGCAAGTCTACATGCAGCAGGCCATCAAGCGACTCGGTACACCCGCTGACATCGCCGGCCCGGTGGCTTTCCTCACCAGTGACGATGCCCGCTTTGTCACGGGTCAGACGCTAGTGGTCGATGGTGGCTGGATGAGGCTATGA
- a CDS encoding LysR family transcriptional regulator, with amino-acid sequence MLDGVSLDHLRTFVAAADEGSFSAAGRAISRAQSVVSQTIANLEAQLGVTLFERVGRYPRLTAHGENLLVDARRVVLDADALKAKARSFSAGLEPELSIVVDVMFPQQCLTDALSSFKQRFPSTPLRLHVEALGRVAELVLNGQCSLGITGTLPFLPPGLAAERLFSEEMVTVVAPGSPLAGKRGAIVFRELLNETQLVLTDRSTLTHGVDFGVQGKNIWRLADLGAKHAFLRAGLGWGHMPLWLIKEDLKEGRLVRIVLEGPSAGLMPFQATYLTDRLPGPAGRWLLERFAPT; translated from the coding sequence TTGCTGGACGGTGTTTCCCTCGATCACTTGCGTACCTTCGTCGCTGCAGCAGACGAGGGCAGTTTTTCGGCGGCGGGCCGAGCGATCAGCCGCGCGCAATCGGTAGTGAGCCAGACCATTGCCAATTTGGAAGCGCAGCTCGGCGTCACCTTGTTCGAACGCGTCGGCCGCTACCCCCGCTTGACGGCACACGGAGAGAACCTGCTGGTGGATGCGCGCCGCGTCGTGCTGGATGCCGACGCCCTGAAGGCCAAGGCCCGAAGCTTCTCCGCCGGCCTAGAGCCCGAACTCTCCATCGTCGTCGATGTCATGTTTCCGCAGCAATGCCTGACCGATGCTTTGAGCAGCTTTAAGCAACGCTTCCCGTCCACGCCGCTCAGGCTCCATGTCGAGGCGTTGGGTCGGGTGGCGGAACTTGTGCTCAATGGTCAGTGCAGTCTCGGTATAACCGGGACGCTGCCGTTCCTTCCCCCTGGACTTGCTGCCGAGCGGCTGTTCAGCGAGGAAATGGTCACGGTAGTGGCCCCAGGATCGCCCCTAGCCGGTAAACGGGGCGCTATCGTGTTCCGGGAGTTGTTGAATGAAACACAACTCGTCCTCACCGACCGCTCTACCCTGACTCACGGCGTCGACTTCGGAGTGCAGGGAAAGAATATTTGGCGGCTCGCCGATCTCGGCGCGAAGCACGCTTTCTTGCGCGCGGGACTCGGATGGGGGCACATGCCGCTCTGGCTTATCAAAGAAGACCTGAAGGAAGGACGCTTGGTGCGTATCGTATTGGAAGGGCCTTCGGCAGGTTTAATGCCTTTCCAGGCAACCTATCTCACTGATCGCTTGCCCGGCCCTGCTGGCAGATGGTTGCTGGAACGCTTCGCGCCAACCTGA
- a CDS encoding helix-turn-helix domain-containing protein — protein sequence MSVLYVYRCRACGQRGEVHHPDDSYDGAAATCAKCYEPVTLEWDGGVTLEVAPYDGGPTPDEIRAMRQRGRRTQAQAAALLGVKERQVQRWEAGQAPMPIAAWLLLRRSWGYRYPSDFERHEDFERDWNPDRDVKRRTIERGDVVELQPVDGPLLRATVCLDRVHDGLVDEDSYGAIVTEFVGAAGAGEEYRGFFIGERVTFARSNVIHLEQRAPRR from the coding sequence ATGTCCGTGCTGTACGTGTATCGCTGCCGAGCCTGCGGCCAACGCGGCGAGGTCCATCACCCGGACGACAGCTACGACGGCGCGGCCGCCACCTGCGCGAAGTGCTACGAGCCGGTCACGCTGGAGTGGGACGGCGGTGTGACGCTCGAAGTCGCGCCGTACGACGGCGGGCCGACGCCCGACGAGATCAGGGCGATGCGGCAGCGCGGCCGGCGCACCCAGGCGCAGGCGGCCGCGCTGCTCGGCGTGAAGGAGCGCCAGGTCCAGCGCTGGGAGGCCGGCCAGGCGCCGATGCCGATCGCCGCGTGGTTGCTGCTGCGCCGGTCGTGGGGCTATCGCTATCCGAGCGATTTTGAGCGCCACGAGGACTTCGAGCGGGACTGGAATCCTGACCGCGACGTCAAGCGCAGGACGATCGAGCGCGGCGACGTGGTTGAGCTACAGCCGGTCGACGGCCCGCTACTGCGCGCGACGGTGTGCCTGGATCGGGTGCACGACGGCTTGGTCGACGAGGACAGCTACGGCGCGATCGTCACCGAGTTCGTCGGTGCTGCCGGCGCCGGGGAGGAATACCGCGGCTTCTTCATCGGCGAGCGCGTGACCTTCGCGCGGTCGAACGTGATCCACCTCGAGCAGCGCGCGCCGAGGCGCTGA
- a CDS encoding AAA family ATPase → MVITIGAEKGGVAKTRLATHIAALAAAEDVDVVLLDTDKQGSAMSWSRIRNEEGVTPAIPVLALPANPARELANLANKYTLVVVDIGAQNYRTMLECALLSDLVLVPCGPDQQEVESTLNVFATLKEMGPRHESGEIPAYVVLTRVSPVEGSKATAELRAYLKSEDIRLFESQIPQREAWRATGKTGRAVHELKGRDRSKKAIDEMEAVYREIIERINGTEVK, encoded by the coding sequence ATGGTCATCACGATTGGGGCGGAAAAAGGAGGTGTTGCTAAAACGCGGTTAGCAACGCACATAGCAGCCCTGGCTGCCGCGGAAGACGTGGATGTCGTTCTTCTGGATACTGATAAACAGGGCTCTGCGATGAGTTGGTCGCGAATCCGAAATGAGGAGGGCGTTACACCAGCCATTCCAGTGCTCGCTCTCCCGGCTAATCCGGCCCGGGAACTCGCAAACCTCGCCAACAAGTACACCCTCGTCGTGGTGGACATCGGCGCGCAGAACTATCGGACGATGCTTGAATGTGCACTGTTATCCGATCTCGTGCTGGTCCCTTGTGGGCCAGATCAACAAGAAGTGGAGTCGACCTTGAATGTCTTCGCGACCCTTAAAGAAATGGGGCCGCGGCATGAAAGCGGTGAGATCCCCGCGTACGTTGTGCTCACTCGGGTGTCGCCGGTTGAAGGATCGAAGGCGACTGCGGAATTGCGGGCATATTTGAAAAGCGAAGACATTCGACTTTTCGAATCACAGATTCCGCAGAGAGAAGCTTGGCGTGCGACGGGCAAGACTGGCCGGGCCGTTCATGAGCTGAAGGGCCGTGATCGATCGAAGAAGGCGATCGACGAGATGGAGGCGGTCTATCGGGAAATCATCGAACGGATCAACGGTACGGAGGTCAAGTAA
- a CDS encoding NAD-dependent epimerase/dehydratase family protein, with protein MSQNIFVIGASGFVGSTLARHFVAQGQEVSGLARSSHAESALRAVGVQPVHGDLDTDLAPVLAAACSANVIVYAAQVAFEREPAVIRRLCDALAGSAKTLIFLSGSGVFMQRTGGAWSPDSFAEDDSFVPEPLALLRVEAEEIVRAAARRELRSMVIRPPLIWGPGDNGPVAQVYRSVALTGAACYIGSGLAAYSNVHGDDLARLFSLAIERGQPGALYHAAAGEIAYGWIAEAVARDLGVKTRSLSMDEAVKVFGPFGALIHSACSRSRDPRTRGELGWKPTRLDLLSEIGEPRLRALAIS; from the coding sequence ATGTCACAGAATATTTTTGTCATTGGCGCCTCAGGATTTGTGGGAAGCACCCTTGCAAGACATTTCGTTGCGCAAGGGCAAGAGGTGTCAGGGCTCGCGCGTTCCAGCCACGCAGAATCTGCTCTGCGGGCCGTCGGCGTCCAGCCCGTGCACGGAGATCTCGACACCGATCTCGCACCGGTACTGGCTGCAGCTTGCTCGGCTAACGTCATTGTCTATGCCGCCCAGGTCGCTTTTGAGCGCGAGCCGGCTGTTATCCGGAGGCTATGCGACGCGCTTGCCGGCAGCGCGAAGACTTTGATCTTTCTTTCAGGAAGCGGTGTCTTCATGCAGCGAACGGGCGGTGCGTGGAGCCCGGACAGCTTCGCGGAGGATGATTCCTTCGTGCCGGAGCCTTTGGCACTTCTCAGGGTCGAGGCGGAAGAAATCGTCCGCGCTGCCGCTCGGCGTGAGTTGCGCAGCATGGTGATCCGGCCACCGCTAATCTGGGGCCCGGGGGACAACGGCCCGGTAGCCCAAGTGTATCGCTCGGTCGCGCTCACAGGGGCGGCCTGCTACATCGGGTCCGGGCTTGCCGCCTATTCCAACGTGCACGGCGACGACCTGGCACGCCTGTTCTCACTGGCCATCGAACGCGGGCAACCCGGCGCGCTGTACCACGCTGCTGCCGGCGAAATTGCTTACGGATGGATTGCCGAAGCCGTGGCGCGTGACCTGGGCGTCAAGACGCGCAGCCTGTCGATGGACGAGGCCGTCAAAGTATTCGGCCCCTTCGGCGCACTGATTCACTCGGCGTGTAGCCGCTCACGCGATCCGCGAACTCGGGGTGAGCTGGGCTGGAAGCCTACCCGACTCGACCTTCTTTCCGAAATCGGTGAGCCGCGCCTGCGGGCGCTCGCGATTTCTTAA